Proteins from a genomic interval of Salmo salar chromosome ssa14, Ssal_v3.1, whole genome shotgun sequence:
- the LOC106570315 gene encoding LOW QUALITY PROTEIN: adseverin (The sequence of the model RefSeq protein was modified relative to this genomic sequence to represent the inferred CDS: deleted 2 bases in 2 codons): protein MVLYHREFDKAGRAAGLQIWRIEKMELVPVPENLHGNFYVGDAYVVLHTVKQRDSCFYDLHYWLGKECSQDESTAAAIFTVQLDDFLGGKPVQYRELQGFESTAFTRYFKGGITYKAGGVASGFHHVVTNDLSALRLFHIKGRRVVRATEVTLNWSSFNRGDCFIVDLGAVIYQWCGSQCNKFELLKAAQVAAGIRDNERNGRAKLVVVEEGREPSKLTEVLGNKPNLPEGDDNDDMVADISNRKMAKLYMVSDASGAMQVTLVSEENPFSQSHLLSDECFILDHGKSRMIFIWKGRNANPSERKTAMKTAEGFIKQMGYPPNTQIQVLPEGGETPIFKQFFQGWRDKNQSEGFGKVFVTERIAKIHQVEFDASKLHESQSMAAQHNMVDDGTGDTQIFRVESSGRVPVDPKTYGQFYGGDCYIILYTYKRGQIIYTWQGASSTLDELTASAFLTVELDRSLGGNAVQVRVCQGKEPAHLLSLFKDKPLIVYKRGTSRIGGQASTAPTRLFQVRRNLGTITRIAEVEAEAGSLNSNDAYLLKMPAGQSYLWVGKGAIEDEERGALYLSQVLKCQTQRIVEGQEPADLWAALGGKKEYQTSERLESSRTQQPRLFACSNKTGRFLIEEVPGEFSQEDLAEDDVMLLDVWDQVFIWIGKDANEVEKTESVKSAKTYIETDPGGRDKRTSIVMVKQGHEPPTFTGWFLGWDTARWDSHTVARTMKTLQI, encoded by the exons GTAAGGAGTGCAGCCAGGATGAGAGCACGGCGGCGGCCATCTTTACTGTTCAGCTGGATGATTTCCTTGGAGGGAAGCCTGTCCAGTACCGAGAACTGCAGGGGTTCGAGTCCACTGCCTTTACACGATACTTCAAGGGAGGCATCACATACAAA GCCGGAGGCGTAGCCTCTGGGTTTCATCACGTGGTCACCAACGACCTGTCAGCTCTGAGACTATTCCACATCAAAGGTCGCCGTGTCGTCAGGGCAACCGAGGTCACCCTCAACTGGTCCAGCTTCAACAGAGGGGACTGCTTTATCGTGGACCTGGGAGCA GTTATCTACCAGTGGTGCGGTTCACAGTGCAACAAGTTTGAGCTCCTGAAGGCAGCACAGGTGGCTGCTGGTATCCGTGACAACGAGAGGAATGGCAGAGCAAAACTGGTTGTcgtggaggaagggagagagccgTCTAAGTTAACTGAG GTACTCGGCAACAAGCCAAATCTACCAGAAGGTGATGACAATGACGATATGGTGGCAGATATTTCCAACAGGAAGATGGCCAAACTCTACATG GTCTCTGATGCATCCGGAGCGATGCAGGTGACCCTGGTCTCAGAGGAGAACCCGTTCTCTCAGAGCCATCTGCTGTCTGACGAGTGCTTCATCCTGGACCACGGGAAGAGCAGGATGATCTTCATCTGGAAAG GCCGTAACGCCAACCCCAGCGAGAGGAAGACTGCCATGAAGACTGCTGAGGGCTTCATCAAGCAGATGGGCTACCCACCTAACACACAG ATCCAGGTACTTCCAGAGGGTGGGGAGACTCCCATCTTCAAGCAGTTCTTCCAGGGGTGGAGGGATAAGAACCAGAGCGAAGGGTTCGGGAAGGTCTTTGTGACCGAGAGGATCGCTAAGATACATCAGGTGGAGTTCGATGCCTCCAAGCTCCATGAGTCCCAGAGCATGGCAGCCCAGCATAACATGGTGGACGACGGCACAGGGGACACACAG ATCTTCAGAGTGGAGAGCAGTGGACGAGTACCAGTTGACCCAAAGACGTATGGCCAGTTCTATGGAGGAGACTGTTACATCATCCTCTATACATATAAGAGAGGACAGATCATCTACACCTG GCAGGGGGCTAGCAGCACTCTAGATGAGCTCACAGCTTCAGCCTTCCTAACTGTGGAGCTGGATCGCTCTCTGGGAGGGAACGCAGTTCAG GTGAGAGTGTGCCAAGGAAAAGAGCCTGCCCATCTCCTGAGTCTATTCAAAGACAAGCCCCTCATTGTGTACAAGAGGGGTACCTCACGCATCGGAGGCCAGGCATCTACGGCCCCCACACGCCTGTTCCAGGTCCGACGGAACCTGGGCACCATCACACGCATCGCAGAG GTGGAGGCGGAGGCTGGCAGCCTGAACTCTAACGATGCCTACCTGCTGAAGATGCCCGCGGGGCAGAGCTACCTGTGGGTGGGTAAGGGCGCCATCGAGGACGAGGAGCGGGGAGCCCTGTACCTGAGTCAGGTGCTGAAGTGTCAGACACAACGCATCGTAGAGGGACAGGAACCAG CGGATCTCTGGGCAGCGTTAGGGGGGAAGAAGGAGTACCAGACatcagagagactggagagtaGCCGCACTCAACAACCTCGCCTGTTCGCCTGCTCCAACAAGACTGGCAGGTTCTTA ATTGAGGAGGTTCCAGGAGAGTTCAGTCAGGAGGACCTGGCAGAGGATGACGTGATGCTGTTGGACGTCTGGGATCAG GTGTTTATCTGGATTGGCAAAGATGCAAATGAAGTTGAGAAAACTGAATCTGTAAAATCTG CCAAGACATACATAGAGACGGATCCGGGGGGT CGGGATAAGAGGACCTCCATAGTGATGGTGAAGCAGGGTCATGAA CCCCCCACCTTCACAGGGTGGTTCCTGGGGTGGGACACGGCACGCTGGGACTCACACACCGTGGCCAGGACCATGAAGACACTGCAGATTTAG
- the arl4a gene encoding ADP-ribosylation factor-like 4, with the protein MGNGLSDQIFPSLPSFQALHIVILGLDCAGKTTVLYRLRFNEFVNTVPTKGFNTEKIKVSLSAGGKSWRKAAFHFWDVGGQEKLRPLWRSYTRCADGIVFVVDSVDTERLEEAKTELHKITRLAENQGVPVLVVANKQDLRNSLPLHEMERSLALGELGNGTPWHLQPACAIIGEGLQEGLEKLHAMINKRKKTQKAQQKKR; encoded by the coding sequence ATGGGGAATGGATTATCAGACCAGATCTTCCCcagccttccttccttccaggCCCTCCATATTGTCATCCTGGGTCTGGACTGCGCTGGGAAGACCACTGTCCTCTACCGCCTTCGCTTCAATGAGTTTGTGAACACGGTCCCCACTAAGGGATTCAACACAGAGAAGATCAAAGTATCCCTGAGCGCGGGCGGAAAGTCCTGGCGGAAAGCGGCGTTCCACTTCTGGGACGTGGGCGGTCAGGAGAAGCTCCGCCCCCTGTGGCGCTCGTACACGCGGTGTGCTGACGGCATTGTGTTCGTGGTGGATTCCGTCGACACCGAGCGCCTAGAGGAAGCCAAGACGGAGCTCCATAAGATCACGAGGTTAGCCGAGAACCAGGGGGTGCCTGTTCTAGTGGTGGCCAACAAGCAGGACCTGAGGAACTCTCTGCCGCTTCACGAGATGGAGCGCTCTCTGGCGCTAGGGGAGCTGGGTAACGGAACGCCCTGGCACCTGCAGCCCGCCTGCGCTATCATAGGGGAGGGGCTACAGGAAGGTCTGGAGAAGCTCCACGCCATGATCAACAAACGGAAGAAGACACAGAAAGCTCAACAGAAGAAGAGATGA